From Candidatus Nitrospira nitrificans:
TGCCGGAGGTAGCGGAAGAAAAACCCCGTTTCTTTTCCTTCTCGGCGCACAGAGAGGGCTTGTTTAATTTGCGTGATCGTCGTATCGCACACCTCTCGATCCGGAAACCCAAGAATGGCCAATTGGGCTAGGGATGCGTCGTAACTATCGTCGGTCGGTCCGTTCCTGAGGGCCTTGTCCTTGGTGGCTTGCAATAAAGCATTTGCCGCTCGCGCGCGGGCGCTGTCCAGATTGGTCGGGAGATCGCGGAGGAACCCGGCCCGCTGCATGCGATAGGCGCGATCCAGGCCGGCCCAACACATGAGATTTGTGAACGAATGTTCTTTCCAGCCGTTACGAATCTCCCATGGCCCGGCATCCGGCTGAGAGATGCTTCGTTCGCAGAGGCGGACTAAATTGGCGACCAGCGCTTCATGATCTTTGGTCCGCAGGTCAATGAACCGGTTGTCGAAGAAGATCGGAGCCAGCGTGAGTATCATTTCGCCGTACACGTCGCTCTGTGTATGTTCGGCGGCTTGGTTATGGCTCCGGACGGGCCGGCTTCCGAGAAAGCCTTGCCAGTTGACATGCTCGATTTCCGGAAGGGGCAGATCCTGACTGAGTTTATAAACCGGCGCCAAGCGATCGTGGGATTGCTCGCTGGCATAGCCGACATTGAGGAGAAACTTCAGGAAGCCTTCCATTTCTTCAAATTGGCCGAGATTGTGAAACGCCGAGAGCGAGAAATGCGCATCGCGCAGCCAGCAGTAGCGATAGTCCCAGTTGCGTGGTCCTCCTGGTTCCTCGGGCAAACTGGTGGTGGGCGCGGCGAGAATCGCTCCAGTGTCCTCATAACAGTTGAGTTTAAGCGCGAGGGCCGAGCGGATGACCTCCTCCTGATAGACGACGGGGATCGAGCACTGTTTGACCCAGGTTTGCCAGTATTTGGTCGTCTGATCGAGGAATTCGTGACTGACCTTGACGAGGTCATCTTCAATCCCGAGTCCCCACGTCAACGCGAAATACATCTTCGACGTCAGGATGACCGGCGTTTCCTCGCAGAGGTATGTCAGCGGCATATTCGTCAGCAACCGCAAGTAGTCTCCGCGAATATCGTACCGCACGTGGCTATTGCCGCGGACGGGTCGAACCGGCGCTTTGTCCCAACCGGAAACCGGCTTGCAACAGACACGAATAGACGGTGATCCGTTCAGCGGCTCAACGATTCGAAATAGGGCGGCCGGACGATAGATGCGGCCATATTGCAGGAAGCGCGGGCAAAAGTCGGTAATCCGGAAGGCGTCCCCGTTGGGTAACGAGACGGTCGTCACCAGGATATTGGTATTCTGGAGGTACTGTTGTGTCGTAGTTGTTTCCGAGGACGGGATAGATGCGGAGATGGAAAACTGGCCGCCCTCCTGGTCCAGGATTTTCCCGAAGATCGGGGGGCTGTCGGGTCTCGGAAGACACAGCCAGTCGAGAGACCCGTGCGCGCTGATCAGAGCGGAAACCTGACAGTTTCCGATGAGACCGTACTGATACATAGAGTGACCATATTTGATTTCTCGGGGAAAGTAAACTACCTTGTTTCCATGAGGCTGCTCGCGCTCTCTCTGCGTTTTGTGCTCCCCTTGGTGATCGTGTTGGCCGTGATCGCCTATGGGGTCATCCCGCTCGTCGATTCACTCGAATTGAAATGGTTTGTCCGTGATCTCGATATGCGGTCCAAGCTCATGGTCAACACGATGGAAGGACCGCTGGCGGACCTTCTGATCACCAATTCGAAAGACAAGATCTCCGCCTATTTTACGCGCATTATTCAGGATGAGCGGCTATATGCCCTGGGCTTTTGCGACCTTGAGAATCGGCTGCTCTACGAGACTCAGGCCTATCCGCAGGATGTGACCTGTCGGGATACGCTGAACCTCGCTCCCAACTCCTCGACCCTGCGATCTTTCAGCAGCGGACCGCTTCATATCATGTCGGCGTCCATTGAATCCAACGGGCGCCGGCTGGGACGTCTTCTCCTTCTGCACGACATGAGGTTTATCCAACAACGGAGCAGCGACACCAAACGCTACGTCTTTTATTTATTTGCGGGACTTACGGCGGTCATCTCGCTCGTGACGGTCTTGGTCGCGCATTTCAGCTGGAAAGAATGGGTGGCCGGGGTTCGAGCGATGGTCAAGGGCGAACGACTCCTGAACCCCCTGACGCAGGAGCAACATGCTCCGGAACTCCAGCCGCTGGCGAAGGACTTGCGCTCGTTGGTCCAGGCTCTTGAAGCGGATCGCCGCATGCGCGATGAGACGCAGATTTCATGGTCTCCGGCCAGCCTCAAATCCATTCTCCATGAGCAGTTTTCGGGCGATCAGGTGCTGATCGTGTCCAACCGGCAGCCCTATGCGCACTATTGGCAGGATCAGAAAATCGTCGTGCAGGTGCCGGCGAGCGGACTGGTCTCGGCGCTTGAGCCGGTCATGCGCGCCTGTTCCGGGACATGGGTCGCGCATGGGAACGGATCCGCAGATCGAGAGGTGGTGGACGGCCGAAACCATGTCAGTGTTCCACCGGGGCATCCCGCCTATGAGATTCGGCGTGTGTGGCTGACCGCGGAGGAAGAGGCCGGATACTATTACGGGTTTGCCAACGAGGGATTATGGCCGCTCTGCCACATCGCCCACGTTCGGCCCACGTTCCGTTCGTCCGACTGGAAACACTACGTCGCCGTCAATGAGCGTTTCGCTCAAGCGGTCTATGAGGAGGCCACGACCGACAATCCGGTCGTCCTCATTCAGGATTATCACCTCGCCCTGGTTCCAAAGCTCATCCGAGATCGGTTGCCGACGGCGACGATCATCACGTTCTGGCACATTCCGTGGGCTAATGCGGAAAGTTTCGGGATCTGTCCCTGGCGGCAGGAACTTTTGGAAGGGCTGCTTGGGAGCAGCATCCTGGGGTTCCATACCAGAGTCCATTGCAACAACTTCATCGACTGTGTCGACCGGATACTCGAGGCGCGCATCGATCGAAACAGTTCGACGGTTTCCTATGGGGGGAAAATGACGGCGGTCAACCCCTATCCGATTTCCATCGAGTGGCCCCTGCAAGGGTTGTGCGATCAACAACCGGTTCCGGAATGTCGATCGAAACTGCGCGCGTTCTACGGGATGCCTCCCGATCGCCTCATCGGCCTTGGGGTCGAACGGCTTGATTATACGAAGGGGATCCTAGAGCGATTCATGGCCGTGGAACGATTACTGGAACTCCAGCCCGAATGGATCGGGAAGTTTACCTTTATTCAGATCGCCGCTCCCAGCCGTTCCATGATCGAGCAGTACCAGCATTTCACCAGCCAGGTCTATGCCTTGGCCGAGCAGATCAACAAGCGGTTTGGGCGCGACGGGTATGAACCGATCTGCTTGCGGATTCAGCATCACGCGGCGTCTCAGGTCTGTGAGTGTTATCGCGGCGCGGACATCTGCGTCGTCAGCAGCCTCCATGACGGCATGAATTTGGTGGCCAAGGAGTTCGTCGGCGCCCGGGATGACGAGCAGGGAGTGTTGATTCTGAGTCAATTCACAGGAGCCGCTCGGGAACTGACGGAGGCGTTGGTGATCAACCCTTACGACATCGATCAATTTGCGGCCGCGCTGCACCTTGGCCTGACGATGCCGAAGGTGGAGCAGCGGGCCAGGATGCAGAGCATGCGCGGCTTGATCCAGGAATTCAACGTGTATCGCTGGGCCGGGCGCATGCTGATCGATGCCGCCCGCATGAGACAAAAGGAGCGGGTCATGAAACAGGTGCGGCGGCCGAGTTTGTTGAGTTGACGGACGATGGACTATTTATTGACGGAAACAGGGAGAAGCGAGCTCGGAGCGCTCCGAAAAGGTCGTTCGCTGTATGCGTTTGATTTTGACGGAACTCTGGCGAAGATCGTCCGAGAGCATCATGCGGCGAGGCTATCGCGTCCCATCCGTTTCTGGCTCGAGGAACTCGCGAAGCGCGTTCCCACCGCCATTATCTCGGGACGCTCCGTGGAGGACCTCCGCTCGCGTGTTGGAACCGCCGTGCCCCACTTGATCGGAAACCATGGTTCAGAAGGCCCTCACACGCGCCAGGAGGATATCCAGCAAGTCCGCGAGACCAGCTCCGGATGGCTGCAATTGATCACCGGACGATTTCAGGATGAGCTGACTCGAAGCGGCGTGGCCGTCGAGAATAAATCCTATTCGCTCTCGTTCCATTATCGAACCGTCGATCAGCGGGACGAGGCTCGGGCGCTGATCTCCCGCATCGTCGCCGAATTGTCTCCGCCTCCTCGCATTGTCCTTGGGAAATCCGTCGTCAATGTGATGCCGCCGACGGCGTCACACAAGGGCACGGCGGTGCTGGAGTACATGCGCCGTCTTGACTGCGGCACGGCTCTCTACGTGGGAGACGACGAAACTGATGAGGATGTCTTTGCGCTTCGGGATCACCGCATTCTGACCGTGCGAGTCGGCAAGAAGAAAGGGTCCGCGGCTCGGTATTTTCTCAAAAGACAGGCGGAAATCGCCGAGGTGCTTCGACTGCTCGGCGAGGCCGGTGATCAAAGCATTTGTACGTGGAGCGGCTGCCATGAACAGGGAGCCACTCGGCCTGCTCAGCATCCCAACGAATAGATCTCGCCCGCAGTATTCATGGACACTTCTACCGCAGCCGCCGATACGCCGCCTGTCCTCATTATTCCACCAATGGCGATCGTTCTCGTCCGAGGAGAAGATCGTAGGGGGCAAAATCGTCGCTCAGGACGACGCCGGGCGGCCAGGGATCGATCCGGCGAGTGCTCAACAGCGCGAGTGTTTCCATCGGCAGGCGCTGATTCATCGCCATGTCCGTGATCTTGGCCACGAGCGCGTTCTCTGTTTCATGCTCGATCGCATGGCCTCCGAAGAAGATCAGATTCTTCGCCGGGGTCATTCCCGTTTTCCACGGCCCCTCGACGGCGAAGGTGGCGAGGACCGGAAAGGCCTGTCGCATGGTTTGCACGACCGCCGCGGCTCGAGCGAGATCGCTTTCTTTCCCGGATGAGGCCAGGTTGACCGCGACGATTCCCTCCGGGTTGAGGCGCGCGCGCACCAAGGAATAAAACTCCGCCGTGGTGAGATGAAAAGGGATCATGTCTCGCGCGAACGCATCGATCCACATGACATCGTAGGTGTGATCCGTCGCGTTGAGAAAGGCTCGCCCGTCCTTCACGAAGACGCGATGATTGGCCGGCGGGCGGTACTCAAAATACTCTTCGGCCATTCGGACGACGACCGGGTCGAACTCCACGATATCCAACTCCAAAGCCGGCCAGTGCCGCGCCAACCACTTTGCGAGCGAACCGCCGCCATGGCCGAGAATGAGGCCGCGCTTCGGTTCGGACACCAATGCCAGCGAAGACACCATCATTTGGCTGTAGGGGAGAAAGAGGGTCGTCGGGTCGACTTTCCACATCGTGGCGTGGAACGTACGATCCAACACGAGATACCGAAAGAGATCGTCTTCTCGAATTCGGACCTGCTGGTACGGACTTTCCTCTTGATAGATGGGGGCCTTCAATCGTGGGATCGGATGGAGAGCCAGGGTTCCCAACAAGGCGAAGCAACCAAGGACAAGCAGTCCTATCAAGGGGCGGACTAAGGTCCCTTTCATGAACCACAAGATTCCAAGTCCGACCTGAATGCCGCCCAGCCAGGCCATCAGCGATTGGCTTCCGAGCCACGATAGGAGAAAGAAGGCAGTGCCCCACGTGCCGGCCAGACTGCCGACGGTCGACAGGGCGATCATGCGGCCTGTCTGCCGACCGAGGTGATCCATGTCCGCGACCGCCAAACGCAACATGGCCGGCAATACGCCGCTGAGTCCGAACGCGGGGGGGGCGAGGAGAACAGTCGCGGCCAGGCAAGGGCCCCAGCGTGGGTCTTGCACCATCTTCTCGATCTCAAACAGAATAGGTTGGTTCGCCCACGCGACGAGAAACGTCCAGCTTCCAGAAAAAAACAACAGGGCGGCCAGCACCCCACTGCCGGCATAGCGATCCGAGATCCATCCGCCGAACGCGTATCCGCTGCTCATGGCGGCCAGAATCACTCCGATCAGCGCGCCCCAGACAAACAACGAACTGCCGAAGACGGGAGCCAACAGCCGGCTGCCGAGGATTTCCAACGCCATCACCACCGCTCCGGTCACAAGGGCGGTCACGAGCAGAAACCAGCGGGGAATGTGGGCAGGATGTACAGTCATCGATTTGAACAACGGGATGGAGCCTCTCTCCTGATAGCGTGGGAAACGGCGTCGGATTGTACTCAACGCATTTTCCGAGAGTCAACGAAGCGGGAAGGACCTTCATGGAGCCGATCATCCTGGAATTCGTTGCTCCATGCGGTTCAGGTTGTTATACTTTCGCACCACTTACTTAAAGCAACCAGGGAGGAATCATGCACATCAGTGTGATCGGGAGCGGTTACGTCGGACTCGTGACGGGCGCATGTTTCGCCGAGTTCGGCGTTCACGTAACCTGCATGGACAGCGACGGGCGAAGGATCGAGAAGCTGGAGAAAGGCGAGGTTCCGTTTTATGAGCCTGGGCTCAAGGAATTGGTGGCCAAGGGGATCAGAGAAGGCCGGCTGAGTTTTACCACGGACATCGCGAAGGCCGTCGAGAAGGCGTTGGTCATTTTTATCGCGGTCGGGACTCCGCCTCGGGGCGATGGTTCCGCCGATCTCTCTTACGTCGAAGAAGTCGGCAAAGGGATTGCGCGGCACATGACCGGCTACAAGGTCATCGTGACCAAGTCCACAGTGCCCGTCGGCACCGGCGCAAAACTTCGCGAGGTGATTGCAAAGGCTCAGGCGAATGCCTTTGGGTTCGATATGGTCTCAAATCCGGAGTTTCTCCGCGAAGGGTCGGCCATTGAGGATTTCATGCGACCGAATCGCGTGGTGATCGGCGCGGACAGCGATCAAGCGGTGGCGATCATGAAGGACCTGTATCGACCCCTGTATTTGATCGAAACACCGATCGTTGTAACGGATGTGCCGACCGCTGAGCTCATCAAATATGCCTCCAATGCGTTCCTGGCGACGAAGATTTCGTTCATCAATGAGATCGCGAATCTGTGCGAAAAAGTCGGAGCCAATGTGCAAATGGTGGCGAAGGGCATGGGGCTTGATCATCGCATCGGGGGGAAGTTTCTTCACGCAGGCCCCGGGTTCGGAGGCTCATGCTTCCCGAAAGATCTCGCCGCGCTCATTCAGACCGGTGAGCGAAACGGCTATCCTATGCAGATCGCTTCCGCCGCGTCACGGGTGAACGACATTCAGCGAGAACGGATGATCGACAAGATTCGAGAGGCGGTCGGGGGACTCAAAGGCAAGACGTTGGCGATGCTGGGCCTTTCCTTCAAGCCCAATACCAACGACATCCGGGAGGCCCCGGCCTTGGCGATCGGTCGCGCCCTCCTGGCCGAGGGCGCGAGCATTCGCGCGTATGATCCGGAGGCCCTCACGGAAGCCTGTCAGATCATGCCCGAGCTCCAGCCCTGCAGAGATACCTACCACGCGGCTGAAGGAGCTGATGCGCTGGTGTTGATGACCGAGTGGAATGTGTTTCGAAATCTCGACTTTGAAAAACTGAAGTCCGTCATGCGAGTTCCCCTCTTGCTCGATCTCCGCAACGTCTACGATCCCGAACGCGTTGGGGCCGTCGGATTCACGCATGTATCGGTCGGGCGCATGGCACAGGGTCTCAAGCACACTCGCTGAGCGGAGCCCGCAGGCTGTTCAAAAAGGCCAACGTTTTCACCCGCCCACCCAGGCGCGCCTGCGTCGACGCCCGGCGCGGCGAAGCCGAGGGCCTTTGAGCCGGCGAAGGGCTTCAGGCACTTTCAAGCGCTGCGACCTGTCTCGCGAAGCCGCTTCGGCAAGGGGGGGAACGAAGCAGGCGGACTTTTTTAAAACCCTGCTAGGTCAGCCTCGGCAGCTCGGCTTTGGCCTGCTCCTTGGTCTTTGGCTTGTACCCCATTCGATCGAGCACTTTCATGATGCGAGTCTTCAGCCGTTCATCGGCATCGGTCAACGCGGTGGCCAGCGGTTCGACGGCCGGTTTGCCGATCTTTCGAAGAATTTCGGTTGCGGATTGACGTATCTCGTCCTCCTCGGAAACCAGGAGCGGAATGAGCGACGGGACGGAGGGACCGCCGAGTTTGATCAATGAATCATAGGCTCGTTGCCGCACGTCGCCGACCTCGTCGTTCAATGCCGCGACCAAGGGATCGACCGCGCGTGGATCTTTCAACTCACCCAAGACTTCTGCCGCGTATTTTCTGTTGAGCCAATGGGTATCCCTGAGATCGAGCAACATGGCGTCGGCTTTGGCGGTGTTGGGATCTTTAGGACGAATCCTGAAGCTCTTCGCGACCCGCTTGCCGCCTTCTTCCACCACACGGATCGTGGCGCCGTCTCCCGCCTTGATCTTTTTCAGATCCTCGAGCGCGTCCTCGTCCACGTCCAGCACGACTGTCTTGCCGTCGTAAGCCAGGAGTTCGACCTCGAGTTGCCTGCTTTCGGGGTTGACCGCCACAACCCGCTCGGTCACCAGGTTGAAACCGTCTTTCTTTTCTCCACCTTTCGGAACGATCTGAATCAACTTCGGAGCTTCATCCGCCATGGGCATGTATCCTCTACGGTTTGGGTTATTGCGGTTCAGGTGTCCAGCCGAGACTGGCCAGCACGGCCTCGACGGTTTCTTGCACCATCGTGTTCTCGTCCTCGCGCAGCCCCAGCAAGGCCTGAATGGCTTCTGTCGCGCCGAGCCGCGCGAGTGATTCGGCGGCATTGCGCCTGACCAACCAGTCTTCGTCTTTCAGCGATGCCATCAAGGGAGTGACGGCTCGGCGATCACCGATCTTGCCCAGCGCCTCTGCCGCATGACGCCGAACCATCCAATTGGAGCCTAAGAGCCCATCAATCAAGGCCTCCACCGCCCGCACGTCGCCGATCTTCTTCAGCACCCGGGCCGCATCTTCGCGGAGGGTGTTGTCCATGAGCGCATCGATCAACCCGGGCACCGCTTGCGAGTCGCCGATCCGCTCCAGCGCCCACACAGCCGCCGTCCTGACGGCGCCGTCACGGTCCTTGATTGCCTTGACGAGAGGCTCGGTGGCCCGTCGGTCCCGCAATTTTCCGAGTGCCGAGGCCGCCTGTTCTCTGATCGCCCAGGAGCTGTCTTCTAAGGCTTCGATCATCGGCTCGACGACGGATGGCCCCATCCGAACGACCGCGCTCGCCGCGGCCTCTCGAATCACCGCATCTTCATCGGCCATAAGGTCGATCAACCGGGGAAGCGCCTCCGGACCGGTTTGGCCGAGGCTCGCGATCGCATGGTCGCGCAGGGCCTCGTTCTCGTCGTGCAATGCTTGAATGAGTCGATCGATTCGATCCGATGCACCTTGTTCAGTCATTCTCGGTATCCTCTTCGGGGGGCTGACTTTCCGTGGCCATGATGGCTTCAAGTTTGTCGGCGATCAAGCCCGCATTATACGCCACGAGGCCGTCACGATCCGTTCGGAGTCGGTCAAAGAGTTCTTTCTGCGGGCGCAGGACCTCCACTTCCTTGATCTTGGCCAAGGCTTCCATGGCATACACCCGCAGCGGGCGGATGGGAATGGCGTCGAGATAGAGCCGGGTGGGCCGCGCATCGCCGATCAGTCCAAGGGATTTGATCGCCAATTCTTTCACGCCGGTATCCTTGTCCTGTTCCAGCCGCTTCATCAAGGGCTCGACGGCTCGCACATCCCCGATTTTCCCCAATAAGTCGGCCACGGCCTCGCGCACAAGCCAATCATCGTCTTCGAGATATTCGATCAGGATTTCCACGCTCGGCCGACCGATCCCGAGAAGGTCGATGACCGTCGCCATGCGCGCTTCCTCACGTTCGCTGGCCCCTTCGACTTCACGCAACGCATTGAACGTTTCATCGATTCGTTCCCGGATCGCGCCCAGTTTCTTCAACGTGCCGACGGCGATATCTCGAACGGCCGGCCGGCCCATGGCGTCGATGAATGCATCAAGGGAACGGGGATCCAATAATTGATCAAGCATCAGCGCCGC
This genomic window contains:
- a CDS encoding fused MFS/spermidine synthase — protein: MTVHPAHIPRWFLLVTALVTGAVVMALEILGSRLLAPVFGSSLFVWGALIGVILAAMSSGYAFGGWISDRYAGSGVLAALLFFSGSWTFLVAWANQPILFEIEKMVQDPRWGPCLAATVLLAPPAFGLSGVLPAMLRLAVADMDHLGRQTGRMIALSTVGSLAGTWGTAFFLLSWLGSQSLMAWLGGIQVGLGILWFMKGTLVRPLIGLLVLGCFALLGTLALHPIPRLKAPIYQEESPYQQVRIREDDLFRYLVLDRTFHATMWKVDPTTLFLPYSQMMVSSLALVSEPKRGLILGHGGGSLAKWLARHWPALELDIVEFDPVVVRMAEEYFEYRPPANHRVFVKDGRAFLNATDHTYDVMWIDAFARDMIPFHLTTAEFYSLVRARLNPEGIVAVNLASSGKESDLARAAAVVQTMRQAFPVLATFAVEGPWKTGMTPAKNLIFFGGHAIEHETENALVAKITDMAMNQRLPMETLALLSTRRIDPWPPGVVLSDDFAPYDLLLGRERSPLVE
- a CDS encoding HEAT repeat domain-containing protein — its product is MADEAPKLIQIVPKGGEKKDGFNLVTERVVAVNPESRQLEVELLAYDGKTVVLDVDEDALEDLKKIKAGDGATIRVVEEGGKRVAKSFRIRPKDPNTAKADAMLLDLRDTHWLNRKYAAEVLGELKDPRAVDPLVAALNDEVGDVRQRAYDSLIKLGGPSVPSLIPLLVSEEDEIRQSATEILRKIGKPAVEPLATALTDADERLKTRIMKVLDRMGYKPKTKEQAKAELPRLT
- a CDS encoding HEAT repeat domain-containing protein, giving the protein MTEQGASDRIDRLIQALHDENEALRDHAIASLGQTGPEALPRLIDLMADEDAVIREAAASAVVRMGPSVVEPMIEALEDSSWAIREQAASALGKLRDRRATEPLVKAIKDRDGAVRTAAVWALERIGDSQAVPGLIDALMDNTLREDAARVLKKIGDVRAVEALIDGLLGSNWMVRRHAAEALGKIGDRRAVTPLMASLKDEDWLVRRNAAESLARLGATEAIQALLGLREDENTMVQETVEAVLASLGWTPEPQ
- a CDS encoding glycoside hydrolase family 15 protein: MYQYGLIGNCQVSALISAHGSLDWLCLPRPDSPPIFGKILDQEGGQFSISASIPSSETTTTQQYLQNTNILVTTVSLPNGDAFRITDFCPRFLQYGRIYRPAALFRIVEPLNGSPSIRVCCKPVSGWDKAPVRPVRGNSHVRYDIRGDYLRLLTNMPLTYLCEETPVILTSKMYFALTWGLGIEDDLVKVSHEFLDQTTKYWQTWVKQCSIPVVYQEEVIRSALALKLNCYEDTGAILAAPTTSLPEEPGGPRNWDYRYCWLRDAHFSLSAFHNLGQFEEMEGFLKFLLNVGYASEQSHDRLAPVYKLSQDLPLPEIEHVNWQGFLGSRPVRSHNQAAEHTQSDVYGEMILTLAPIFFDNRFIDLRTKDHEALVANLVRLCERSISQPDAGPWEIRNGWKEHSFTNLMCWAGLDRAYRMQRAGFLRDLPTNLDSARARAANALLQATKDKALRNGPTDDSYDASLAQLAILGFPDREVCDTTITQIKQALSVRREGKETGFFFRYLRQDDFGKPQSSFVICSFWVVQALAKLGRLAEAKQIMNQILAGANGVGLFAEHFVPDTREQLGNFPQAYSHVGLINAAFAVSPPWSDVL
- a CDS encoding UDP-glucose dehydrogenase family protein, producing MHISVIGSGYVGLVTGACFAEFGVHVTCMDSDGRRIEKLEKGEVPFYEPGLKELVAKGIREGRLSFTTDIAKAVEKALVIFIAVGTPPRGDGSADLSYVEEVGKGIARHMTGYKVIVTKSTVPVGTGAKLREVIAKAQANAFGFDMVSNPEFLREGSAIEDFMRPNRVVIGADSDQAVAIMKDLYRPLYLIETPIVVTDVPTAELIKYASNAFLATKISFINEIANLCEKVGANVQMVAKGMGLDHRIGGKFLHAGPGFGGSCFPKDLAALIQTGERNGYPMQIASAASRVNDIQRERMIDKIREAVGGLKGKTLAMLGLSFKPNTNDIREAPALAIGRALLAEGASIRAYDPEALTEACQIMPELQPCRDTYHAAEGADALVLMTEWNVFRNLDFEKLKSVMRVPLLLDLRNVYDPERVGAVGFTHVSVGRMAQGLKHTR
- a CDS encoding trehalose-6-phosphate synthase; amino-acid sequence: MRLLALSLRFVLPLVIVLAVIAYGVIPLVDSLELKWFVRDLDMRSKLMVNTMEGPLADLLITNSKDKISAYFTRIIQDERLYALGFCDLENRLLYETQAYPQDVTCRDTLNLAPNSSTLRSFSSGPLHIMSASIESNGRRLGRLLLLHDMRFIQQRSSDTKRYVFYLFAGLTAVISLVTVLVAHFSWKEWVAGVRAMVKGERLLNPLTQEQHAPELQPLAKDLRSLVQALEADRRMRDETQISWSPASLKSILHEQFSGDQVLIVSNRQPYAHYWQDQKIVVQVPASGLVSALEPVMRACSGTWVAHGNGSADREVVDGRNHVSVPPGHPAYEIRRVWLTAEEEAGYYYGFANEGLWPLCHIAHVRPTFRSSDWKHYVAVNERFAQAVYEEATTDNPVVLIQDYHLALVPKLIRDRLPTATIITFWHIPWANAESFGICPWRQELLEGLLGSSILGFHTRVHCNNFIDCVDRILEARIDRNSSTVSYGGKMTAVNPYPISIEWPLQGLCDQQPVPECRSKLRAFYGMPPDRLIGLGVERLDYTKGILERFMAVERLLELQPEWIGKFTFIQIAAPSRSMIEQYQHFTSQVYALAEQINKRFGRDGYEPICLRIQHHAASQVCECYRGADICVVSSLHDGMNLVAKEFVGARDDEQGVLILSQFTGAARELTEALVINPYDIDQFAAALHLGLTMPKVEQRARMQSMRGLIQEFNVYRWAGRMLIDAARMRQKERVMKQVRRPSLLS
- a CDS encoding HEAT repeat domain-containing protein, with protein sequence MPKETIETLVSELIHEEDWRRMRATAACVAGGPRSVQALIEALRSGPTELKKEAAAMLARIKDPQAGVALVGLLEHDEEVVRKAGASALEQMAGVLDTDTARALVALLPKTQDRATRQVLSHLIGAIPTSVLSLCDMLKHPDEEVQVAAALMLDQLLDPRSLDAFIDAMGRPAVRDIAVGTLKKLGAIRERIDETFNALREVEGASEREEARMATVIDLLGIGRPSVEILIEYLEDDDWLVREAVADLLGKIGDVRAVEPLMKRLEQDKDTGVKELAIKSLGLIGDARPTRLYLDAIPIRPLRVYAMEALAKIKEVEVLRPQKELFDRLRTDRDGLVAYNAGLIADKLEAIMATESQPPEEDTEND
- the otsB gene encoding trehalose-phosphatase, which produces MDYLLTETGRSELGALRKGRSLYAFDFDGTLAKIVREHHAARLSRPIRFWLEELAKRVPTAIISGRSVEDLRSRVGTAVPHLIGNHGSEGPHTRQEDIQQVRETSSGWLQLITGRFQDELTRSGVAVENKSYSLSFHYRTVDQRDEARALISRIVAELSPPPRIVLGKSVVNVMPPTASHKGTAVLEYMRRLDCGTALYVGDDETDEDVFALRDHRILTVRVGKKKGSAARYFLKRQAEIAEVLRLLGEAGDQSICTWSGCHEQGATRPAQHPNE